A genomic segment from Glycine max cultivar Williams 82 chromosome 1, Glycine_max_v4.0, whole genome shotgun sequence encodes:
- the LOC100798254 gene encoding 60S ribosomal protein L37a — protein sequence MTKRTKKAGIVGKYGTRYGASLRKQIKKMEVSQHSKFFCEFCGKYAVKRKAVGIWGCKDCGKVKAGGAYTLNTASAVTVRSTIRRLREQTEG from the exons ATG ACTAAGAGAACGAAGAAGGCAGGCATTGTCGGAAAATATG GTACCCGATATGGTGCTAGTTTGCGGAAGCAGATTAAGAAGATGGAAGTTAGTCAGCATAGCAAATTCTTTTGTGAATTTTGTGGGAAG TATGCTGTGAAGAGGAAGGCTGTGGGAATATGGGGATGCAAGGATTGTGGTAAAGTGAAAGCTGGCGGTGCCTACACTTTGAA TACTGCAAGTGCTGTCACTGTGCGCAGCACCATCCGGAGGTTGAGGGAACAAACCGAGGGTTGA